The nucleotide sequence CTCCAGAACCCGTTGCAGTGCCAAAACTGTCCTCGCTTATTTTGGAATCCGGCTGTGCCGCAAAGCCGGTCGACACGACAAGACGACTGAAACTCTTCACGGCGACACCGGACGCTGGTTTCTATCACCTTTCGTCTTTCCGTGCCGCCAGATGATCAAGCACCCAACAATCTGAAACGATCCCGAAGCCGGGCCCCCGGTATCAACCGGGAAGCCAGGCATTGCACAGGGGATCAGCCGCCCCCAGAAGCCGTAGCCGACCGAGAATGCGTGGCCATTTCGTTTCTAGGCCAGCGAACCAGGTTGCTCGGCAACGTTGAGGGACTCGGCCGACGCGAAGACTGCGGCCGCCCGCGTTGTTCACCTTCAACGGACCGCGTCCGCTGTCATCTAATGGGACAGATGCGACCAAAAAAGGCAGTGTAGGGCAGGGATTCGGGAACGCCCAAAAATTTCGGATGGGATTCGTTACAAACCGTCCCCTCGCAACTACAAAATACCTGTACATCGCTTTTTTCAAATGGAACGATCACGATGACTTGGTAATCTGGGCAACGAGTTTTCTGGTTTTTTTGTCGCAGTTTTGTTTGCCAACAGGAAAAACGTCGCCATTTCTGCGGCCCACCGCAGTTGCACTGAATTTCGACTGTTCATCGCCGTACGGCGAATCCGCGACGCCCCCGGCCGTCGGGATTCCTGGTGGTCGGCAACGGTCCACCGGGGAAAACGCCGCGTTTGTCCTTGGCCGACCCGAACAGCGAAACGACGGACCGTGATGGCGACGATCGCCACAGCGACGACGATCCCATGAAATTCGCAAGGCACGGTGGCCACCTTTTCCCCACTTTCCCCACAATCCTGTCGTAAGTGAACGTGAATCGCCGCCAAAACAACTCCTGGGCGTCATTGAGCGTGGCCGACTTGATCGGCTCGGTCCGCCGCCACTTGATTTCGGTCATCTTGGTTGCCATGGTCGTCACCACCGCGGTGGTCGCCATGCTGCTGGCCTGGCCCAATCAGTACCGCAGCGATGGGCTGATGTATGTGCGTCTGGGCCGGATGGCTTTGAACGTCGATCCCACGGCCAACCCGTCGGCGGGCGTGTCGCTTCAAGAAAGCCGAACCTCAGAAGTCGTCAGCATTGCCGAAATGCTGGGCAGTCGTGAAATCGCCGAACGTATCGTCCAGCAGCTCGGGGCCGACACTTTGCTGCAACCCCGGACCTGGATCGACCGTTCGATCGCACGCTTGCGTGACGCGATGCCCAGTAAAGGCGGCGGAACCTGGGGCGACCTGACGGCGGAGCAGTGCCAGGCCCAGGTCGATCTGGAAAACGCGGTTCGAAAGGTTCACGAATCGCTGCAGATCAGCATGCCGCGTGATGCCTACACGGTCAGCGTGGGGGCAAAATTCAGCGACCCCATCGTCGCCCAGCAAATTGCCCAAGCTGCGATGGATCAGTACGCCGGGTATCACGTCGAGGCCCACCGGGCGACCGGATCGTTTGAGTTCTTTGAACAACAGGTCCGAAACAGCCGCGAAAAGGCCGCCAAAGCGCAACAGGCCCTGCAGGCGGCCAAGAACGAACTGGGATGGCTGAATCCCGACACGGCCGAAAAGACACTCAGCGAACGCTTCGTCAACGTGGAAGTCGCCATGGACGAAACGTCCGGCCAGCTGGCCGAAGCCGAGCGGACGGTGATCGAACTGGCCAAACAACTGGACACGGTCGACCAATGGATTCCCGTCGAAAAGACCAGCGGCGTCGCCAGCAAATCGGCCGACGACATGCGAACGCAACTGTATGACCTGCAGGTCCAGCAGAACGACGAACTGGCCAAAATCATGCCCAGCCATCCGCGGTACCGGATGCTGAAGGAAAAGATGGAAGCCAATTCGAAGATCGTTGACGGCGAAGAAAAGGGCCGCGATATCAGCCGCGAGGCCATCAATCCGGTCTTTCAAGAACTGCAGACCGCCCACACCACCGCGATCGCCAAGGCCGCCGGGCTGAAGGCCAAGCACGCGGCGTTGGAAACGGAATTGACTCAGGTCCGCAAAGACGTCGAACGGCTGAACCGGGATTCGGCTCGGCTGAATGAGTTGGCTTGGGAAGCCAAGATCGCCGAGCGTGATTACCTGGAACACACACGCCGTTACGACGAAGCACGAATCACGCACGACTTGGATCGCGAAAATCTGTCGGACGTGTCGATCGTCCAAGACGCTTCGCTGAACCTGAAAAAATCGTCCCCCTCCCGAGCACTGCTGGCCATCGTCGGTGCATTTCTGGGGCTGTCGCTGGGGCTGCTGCAGGCTTTCCTGCGTGACACTGGCGATGCGACAGGCCGGTCCGTTGATCGTGAGTTTGCGGGACCAGAATCTCGCATCGATCCGATCCACGATGACGTGGCGGCACCAAGATGGACAAACGGGGCAGATCAAATGGATGCGGAGCACGTCGCCGAATCACGCGACTTGGTGACGAGCGGGGCTGGTAACACGAACACGCATTCCGCTACCGAATCAAACTTGCCTCGATGACAGGAAACCAGCGGAATCGAAAGACGGTTTCGCTTCGGATCACCATGACGATGCCCGAGAATATCCAGAACCTCTTGCCAACGGCTGAAGGCCGCGACGGGTCAACTTCGACCGCGTTATCCCCGCAACAGAAGGACGCCCCGAAGTGCTAGGTGCTTTGATTCAGTACTGGTCCGATCGGCGAGTCCGACGCGGACGCAACGGTGAAAGCGTTCTGACGCGACAACAATTCAATCACGAATTGACTCGCGAACGAATCCGCGCCACCCGACGTTCCATCCCGTTCTGCTTGCTGAACGTGGAATTGACGGCCGAGGCCGATCGATCGAATAACCGCCGGAAACTGGTTCGCTTGCTGAACCGTAACCTGCGGATCACGGATCAAATCGGCCAGTTGAACCGAAACCAATTCGGCGTGCTGTTGGTGGATACGCCGGAAATGGGCGGCCGAGCTTGCTTGGACCGCCTGACCCGCCTGTTCGATGGCGTCCAATTGGACGTTCGATTGTCGCTGCGGGTCCACGACCCCGAGGGCTTCGACAGCGACGACGATTATCCCGGCGATGGCGATCGCCGCGGTGAAACGCCGACCACCCGCCAATGGTCTCCGGAAACCGATGCCGGGCCGGTGGAAGTGTCAACGGAATCACCGATGACTTCGGGCAAGACGATTCAATCGGCGCTCAAGCGATCGGTCGATGTGATTGGCGCTTCGGTGGGACTGATTTTGACCGGGCCGATCATTCTGGGCTCCATGGCGGCGGTCAAACTGACCAGCCCCGGCCCGGCGATGTTCACCCAAACCCGCGAAGGCTATCGCGGACGTCCTTTTACGATCTACAAGTTGCGCACGATGATCGTGGACGCGGAAAGCCAACAGGCGGCGCTTCGCGAACAAAGCCATCGCGACGGTCCCGCTTTCAAGATTGAACGCGATCCCCGTGTGACGAGTGTGGGCCACTTGTTTCGCGTCACCTGCATCGACGAACTGCCACAGTTATGGAACGTGCTGAAGGGTGACATGTCGCTGGTCGGACCGCGACCGCTGCCCTGGCATGAAAGCCGCGCCTGCAGCCACTGGCACCGCCGCCGCCTGGACGTCAAACCGGGCATGACCTGTTATTGGCAGGTCGATAAGGAAGCCGCCGAGACGTTTGACGACTGGATGCGGATGGATCTTCGCTACGTCGATCGCACCGGACTGCTGGGTGACTTTCGCCTGATCGCCCAAACCGTCACCGTTCCGATATTGGGACGAGGTAGTCGGTAGTGGACACGCAAGACGACAGGGATCGCGTCGACGGCGATGCCTCGTCGTCCGGTGACATGGATACCAATCCCGCCATTGATCGGCCGTCAACCGAGGGGCCCTGGGTGTCAAACACTTTGGGCGATTCAGTCGGTCAACCGCTGGATGTGCGGGTCGTCTTCATGACGCACTACATCCCTCTGTATCAAGTGCGTGTGTTGCAATCGATCGCAGCATCGGTTCGTGAATTTCACGTCTTGCTCAGCACGCCGATCGAGCCAAACCGCGACTTTCAAGTGGATTGGTCGGGGCTGAACGTCAACGTTCAAAAGAACTTCATGCTCCGCCGACCGTGGAAGCACACATCCGGTTTCGTTGACGACCTTTACGTGCACTTTCCCACCGACACCCAGGCTCAGCTTCGCCGCCTACGTCCCGATGTGGTGATGTCACTGGAATTGGGCGCCCGCAGCGTCGGCGCCGCACAGTACTGTCGAAGAAACCCCGATGCAAAGCTGATCCTTTGCACTTACATGTCGGAACATTCCGAACAGGGACGCGGATGGATGCGACGTGTGCTGCGTCGTCGATTGATCCGTCAAGCCGACGCGGTCACCTACAACGGGCCATCATGCCTTCGCTATCTGCGGGATCGCTTGTTGGTGCCAGGGCCGAAACTCTTTCCGTTACCCTACGCCGCCGACGATCGCGTGTTCGCGGTCGATCCGCCCAACAGCGCAACATCGGATGGGTCGCGTCCGTTGGGCAAGCTGTTGTGCATCGGTCAATTGAGTGACCGGAAAGGCGTCATCCCGCTGGCGGAGCAATTGGTCGCGTACTGCCGCCAGAATCCCAATCGGCATATCGAATTGACGTTTGCCGGCGATGGCCCCAAGCGTCACGAATTGGAATCGATGGTCACGCCGGACAATCTGCAGTTCCGCCTGATTGGCAACGTCGCGTCGACCGAGCTACGCAAGACACTGGCGGTTCACGACGCGGTGATCTCGCCCACCCTTGCCGACGAATGGTTGCTGGTGGTCAACGAAGCACTTCATGCGGGCGTTCCCGTCATCGGCAGTGTTTATGCACAGGCGGTGACCACCTTGGTGCAAGACGACGTCAACGGTTGGCGTTTCGACCCCTTGAAGGACGCCAGCATTGCGTCGGCAATGGACCGGTATTTCGATACCAATGACGTGGCCTGGAACGCGATGCGTCAGGCGGCATTCCAATCGGTGCGTGAACGAACGCCGCATTGGGCGGCCTCCGGTGCGATCCGCGCGATTCATGCACTGAAGGCCGACCCGTGGCGTCTGCCAGACCCGGAATTGCGTTCGCGGATGACGGCAAAACTGGCGGTATCCCAACCATGAATCGCCCCATCGCAAGCCTATCACTGGACCTGGATAACCGCTGGGCCTATCTGCGCGCCGCCGGCCGCGATGATTGGATGAATCGCCCAAGCTATCTGCCCATGGCGGTCGACCGAATCGTCGATGTACTGGGCGAACTGAACCTACCACTGACGGTCTTTCTTGTCGGTCGTGACTTGACAAACAAGGCGGACTGCGACGCGATTCGGCGGTTCGATTCGATTCATTGGGAACCGGCCAACCATTCCCTGAATCATCTGCCGTGGATGCACACGATGCCCCCGGATCAGATCGAAGAAGAGATCGCAATCACCGAGACACGAATCGTCGACTTGCTGGGCATCCGTCCGTACGGATTTCGCGGCCCCGGTTTCAGCTGCCCTCCCGAAGTCTTGAGCGTCTTACAAGAACGGGGTTACCTGTACGATGCGTCATCCTTTCCCACATCGGTCGCACCAATCGCCCGTTGGTTCTTCATGCTAAAAACGGGCTTGAAAGGCCAGCAAAAAGACAAAGCTAAACAGCTGTACGGTGGATTCGGGTCGATGCTAAAGCCCAATCGCCCCCACCGGTTGCACAACACTGCACCGGAGTTCTGGGAGATCCCGGTATCCGTCATGCCGTTGACGCGTCTGCCGATCCACATGAGCTATCTGTGTTACCTGGCCAGTTTTTCGGTCGCCGCGGCCAAGATGTATTTCTCATCGGTCGTACGTTTGGCAACGCTGACCGGAACGCCGATTTCATTGTTGTTGCACCCACCGGATTTTTTCGGGCATGAAGACGCCGACGACCTGAGCTATTTGCCGGGAATGTCGATGGCACGCGACGACAAACTTCGATTCGTCCGCTGGGCTTTGGAAAGTCTCAGCGGCCGCTTCGAAGTTCGCAGAATGATCGACCAGCTGCACTCACTTGCACCGGAGACGGTTTCGGCGATCACCCAAGCGGATCTGAAACATCACGAATCCGGCGAGTCTCATTCCCCCGTACCGGACCGCGTTGTGGACGCGGCAACGACACCATGATCGACCTTGGCAAGAAAAGCGTTCTGGGCATCGAAGTCAACGCCATTGATTACGAAGCCGCCGTCGCCCGTGTGATCGATTCCGCCAAGCGGCAACAACCGATGTCGGTGACCGCGTTGGCGGTTCATGGCGTGATGACCGGTGTCCAGGACAAGACCCATCGATATCGACTGAACCGGTTTGATCTGGTCTGTCCCGACGGCCAACCGGTTCGCTGGGCATTGAATTCGCTTCACGGACTTAGTCTTCCAGACCGTGTCTATGGCCCAGAATTAACACTGCGTCTGTGTGCGGCTGCGTCCAAGGAAGATGTTTCGATCTTTCTGTTCGGTGCCACGGAAGAAATGCTGAAGCAGTTTGCGGACAACCTGACCGAAAAGTTCGATGGATTGCGGATCGCCGGAATCCGCGCTTCACGATTTCGTCAGAT is from Crateriforma conspicua and encodes:
- a CDS encoding WecB/TagA/CpsF family glycosyltransferase, with translation MIDLGKKSVLGIEVNAIDYEAAVARVIDSAKRQQPMSVTALAVHGVMTGVQDKTHRYRLNRFDLVCPDGQPVRWALNSLHGLSLPDRVYGPELTLRLCAAASKEDVSIFLFGATEEMLKQFADNLTEKFDGLRIAGIRASRFRQISPEERDDLVDEIRSSGAQMCFVGLGCPRQEIFAYEMRDRLGMPLIAVGAAFAFHAGMLDQAPRWMQDRGLEWFYRLTKEPGRLWRRYVLLNPAYLSLLAMQKLGLRRESGLEESKPTDDLLFG
- a CDS encoding glycosyltransferase family 4 protein; translated protein: MDTQDDRDRVDGDASSSGDMDTNPAIDRPSTEGPWVSNTLGDSVGQPLDVRVVFMTHYIPLYQVRVLQSIAASVREFHVLLSTPIEPNRDFQVDWSGLNVNVQKNFMLRRPWKHTSGFVDDLYVHFPTDTQAQLRRLRPDVVMSLELGARSVGAAQYCRRNPDAKLILCTYMSEHSEQGRGWMRRVLRRRLIRQADAVTYNGPSCLRYLRDRLLVPGPKLFPLPYAADDRVFAVDPPNSATSDGSRPLGKLLCIGQLSDRKGVIPLAEQLVAYCRQNPNRHIELTFAGDGPKRHELESMVTPDNLQFRLIGNVASTELRKTLAVHDAVISPTLADEWLLVVNEALHAGVPVIGSVYAQAVTTLVQDDVNGWRFDPLKDASIASAMDRYFDTNDVAWNAMRQAAFQSVRERTPHWAASGAIRAIHALKADPWRLPDPELRSRMTAKLAVSQP
- a CDS encoding polysaccharide deacetylase family protein, giving the protein MNRPIASLSLDLDNRWAYLRAAGRDDWMNRPSYLPMAVDRIVDVLGELNLPLTVFLVGRDLTNKADCDAIRRFDSIHWEPANHSLNHLPWMHTMPPDQIEEEIAITETRIVDLLGIRPYGFRGPGFSCPPEVLSVLQERGYLYDASSFPTSVAPIARWFFMLKTGLKGQQKDKAKQLYGGFGSMLKPNRPHRLHNTAPEFWEIPVSVMPLTRLPIHMSYLCYLASFSVAAAKMYFSSVVRLATLTGTPISLLLHPPDFFGHEDADDLSYLPGMSMARDDKLRFVRWALESLSGRFEVRRMIDQLHSLAPETVSAITQADLKHHESGESHSPVPDRVVDAATTP
- a CDS encoding sugar transferase; its protein translation is MLGALIQYWSDRRVRRGRNGESVLTRQQFNHELTRERIRATRRSIPFCLLNVELTAEADRSNNRRKLVRLLNRNLRITDQIGQLNRNQFGVLLVDTPEMGGRACLDRLTRLFDGVQLDVRLSLRVHDPEGFDSDDDYPGDGDRRGETPTTRQWSPETDAGPVEVSTESPMTSGKTIQSALKRSVDVIGASVGLILTGPIILGSMAAVKLTSPGPAMFTQTREGYRGRPFTIYKLRTMIVDAESQQAALREQSHRDGPAFKIERDPRVTSVGHLFRVTCIDELPQLWNVLKGDMSLVGPRPLPWHESRACSHWHRRRLDVKPGMTCYWQVDKEAAETFDDWMRMDLRYVDRTGLLGDFRLIAQTVTVPILGRGSR
- a CDS encoding GumC family protein, whose translation is MNRRQNNSWASLSVADLIGSVRRHLISVILVAMVVTTAVVAMLLAWPNQYRSDGLMYVRLGRMALNVDPTANPSAGVSLQESRTSEVVSIAEMLGSREIAERIVQQLGADTLLQPRTWIDRSIARLRDAMPSKGGGTWGDLTAEQCQAQVDLENAVRKVHESLQISMPRDAYTVSVGAKFSDPIVAQQIAQAAMDQYAGYHVEAHRATGSFEFFEQQVRNSREKAAKAQQALQAAKNELGWLNPDTAEKTLSERFVNVEVAMDETSGQLAEAERTVIELAKQLDTVDQWIPVEKTSGVASKSADDMRTQLYDLQVQQNDELAKIMPSHPRYRMLKEKMEANSKIVDGEEKGRDISREAINPVFQELQTAHTTAIAKAAGLKAKHAALETELTQVRKDVERLNRDSARLNELAWEAKIAERDYLEHTRRYDEARITHDLDRENLSDVSIVQDASLNLKKSSPSRALLAIVGAFLGLSLGLLQAFLRDTGDATGRSVDREFAGPESRIDPIHDDVAAPRWTNGADQMDAEHVAESRDLVTSGAGNTNTHSATESNLPR